One Ochotona princeps isolate mOchPri1 chromosome 25, mOchPri1.hap1, whole genome shotgun sequence genomic region harbors:
- the ZNF786 gene encoding zinc finger protein 786, producing MAQRTPFPLTFEDVAIYFSEQEWRHLEASQKQLYRNVMRANYETLVSLDSGLPKPELISWIEQEGEPSRSSEESQKSESIIHSSADVDTATEGQSLWVSGSQQPVSSGEIKCHFQSDPLQSQHSFRLTSDDREDVSFGLAQGLMEAETENLQRHSPGAAKAAVYGSRCPHREGIPGHRVLGLSQEAPERPCPDCGESCRKKEHLVKSQRSHSADLPHKALTCSTRAGPQQQQDNVPRTERHVPCQECGESFCLTQYLLRHLTAHSRKSPFQCPECKMCFCHKRTLLSHRLTHKGERAAQLPACGKSFHLRSNAQAQPCLHGTVRPGPWKGGRRAVTSVQPGQKLGPRVDCEEPCHGEVGAEALQRRCGGQQPRTCPECCRCFSTSAKLAGHLAHAGEKPRQCPGRSKCFRVRGHGGERRISCRKRGTGFPGEKPFLCAECDRSFRQRGQLLRHQRLHTEEKPFRCLECGQSFRLKSMLRTHRLRHGGERPFSCGECGRGFTHQCKLREHLRVHSGERPFRCPECDRSFRLKGILKAHLRTHSKERPFSCGECGKGFTRQSKLTEHFRVHSGERPFPCPQCERSFRLKGQLLSHQRLHTGERPFQCPQCGKSYRVKADMKAHQLLHGGKMPFSCECGKGFAKQSKLIEHIRTHTGEKPFQCPKCDKSFRLKAQLLSHQGLHTGERPFHCPECDKNFRERGHMLRHQRIHRPDRPFACGDCGKGFIYKSKLAEHARVHAKSYRPPAQPDAKERLSQLFAMIQADWS from the exons ATGGCCCAGCGGACTCCG TTCCCTCTGACTTTTGAGGATGTTGCCATCTACTTCTCAGAGCAGGAGTGGCGCCATCTGGAGGCCTCGCAGAAACAGCTTTATAGAAACGTAATGCGAGCCAATTATGAGACGCTTGTCTCTCTAG ATAGTGGACTTCCCAAACCGGAACTAATATCCTGGATTGAACAGGAGGGAGAGCCGTCCAGAAGTTCTGAAGAGTCGCAGAAATCAGAAAGCATCATTCACTCCTCCGCCGATGTTGATACAGCAACTGAGGGACAGTCGCTTTGGG TttcaggaagccagcagcctgtgAGCTCAGGAGAAATTAAATGCCATTTCCAGTCAGACCCGCTTCAGAGTCAGCATTCTTTCAGGCTCACCTCAGACGACAGGGAGGATGTTTCCTTCGGGCTTGCCCAAGGCCTCATGGAGGCAGAGACCGAGAATCTACAGAGACATAGCCCAGGTGCTGCTAAGGCAGCAGTCTACGGCTCCAGATGTCCACACAGGGAAGGAATCCCAGGTCACAGAGTGCTGGGGCTGTCCCAGGAGGCCCCCGAGCGCCCCTGCCCTGACTGCGGGGAAAGCTGTCGCAAGAAGGAGCATTTAGTGAAGAGCCAGAGGAGTCACTCCGCCGACCTGCCACATAAGGCCTTGACGTGCAGCACacgagctgggccacagcagcagcaggacaacGTCCCCCGGACAGAGAGGCACGTCCCATGCCAGGAGTGCGGGGAGAGCTTCTGCCTGACGCAGTATCTGCTGAGACATCTGACTGCCCACTCTAGGAAGAGCCCATTCCAGTGTCCTGAATGCAAAATGTGCTTCTGCCATAAGCGGACCCTTCTCAGCCACCGCCTCACGCACaagggggagagggctgctcagCTTCCCGCATGTGGCAAGAGTTTCCACCTGAGGAGCAATGCGCAGGCGCAGCCATGCCTGCATGGCACAGTGAGGCCggggccctggaaaggaggccgCAGGGCCGTCACCAGTGTACAACCAGGACAAAAGCTAGGTCCACGCGTGGACTGTGAGGAGCCCTGCCATGGGGAAGTGGGCGCGGAGGCCCTGCAGCGCAGGTGCGGCGGACAGCAGCCCCGCACTTGCCCTGAGTGCTGCAGGTGCTTCTCCACGAGCGCCAAGCTTGCAGGCCACTTGGCACACGCGGGAGAAAAGCCCCGCCAGTGTCCAGGGCGCAGCAAGTGCTTCCGCGTGCGTGGACACGGTGGGGAGCGACGCATCTCCTGCCGGAAGCGTGGCACAGGCTTCCCCGGAGAGAAGCCCTTCCTGTGTGCCGAGTGTGACAGGAGCTTCCGCCAACGGGGACAGCTGCTGAGGCACCAGCGGCTGCACACGGAGGAGAAGCCCTTCCGGTGCCTGGAGTGTGGGCAGAGCTTCCGTCTGAAGAGCATGTTGAGAACCCACAGGCTCCGACACGGCGGAGAAAGGCCGTTCTCCTGCGGAGAGTGTGGCAGGGGCTTCACGCACCAGTGCAAGCTGCGCGAGCACCTGAGGGTGCACAGTGGGGAGAGGCCCTTCCGGTGTCCGGAGTGCGACAGGAGCTTCCGCCTGAAGGGCATCCTCAAGGCGCACCTGCGCACTCACAGCAAGGAGCGGCCCTTCTCGTGCGGGGAGTGTGGCAAGGGCTTCACCAGGCAGTCCAAGCTCACCGAGCACTTCCGCGTCCACAGCGGGGAGAGGCCCTTCCCGTGCCCGCAGTGCGAGCGGAGCTTCCGCCTGAAAGGGCAGCTGCTGAGCCACCAGCGCCTGCACACCGGGGAGAGGCCCTTCCAGTGCCCGCAGTGCGGCAAGAGCTACCGCGTGAAGGCCGACATGAAGGCCCACCAGCTGCTGCACGGCGGCAAGATGCCCTTCTCCTGTGAGTGTGGCAAGGGCTTTGCCAAACAGTCCAAGCTCATCGAACACATCAGGACGCACACGGGAGAGAAGCCCTTCCAGTGTCCCAAGTGTGACAAGAGCTTCCGTCTGAAGGCCCAGCTGCTTAGCCACCAGGGCCTGCACACAGGGGAGAGACCTTTCCATTGCCCTGAGTGTGATAAAAACTTCCGGGAAAGAGGCCACATGCTTCGGCACCAGCGCATCCACAGGCCCGACAGGCCCTTTGCCTGCGGGGACTGTGGGAAGGGCTTCATCTATAAATCCAAATTAGCTGAGCACGCCAGAGTGCATGCCAAATCCTACCGtcctccagcccagcctgatgcGAAGGAAAGGCTTAGCCAGTTGTTTGCAATGATCCAGGCTGACTGGAGCTGA